From the Haliaeetus albicilla chromosome 6, bHalAlb1.1, whole genome shotgun sequence genome, the window TTGGGTCCCGGtgtcatttttataattttgggtttgtttcctttgttttgatgtgatttttttttttccactgtgctaCTGAATTGGAGTTTAGAGGTTTTACTAGAAAACAGTGTAATCCAAGATTAACTATCACTGTTACCTTGttaaagatttgttttttttcccctcctcttttcctcttcgGACTTAAGTAGTTTGGAAGAGCTGactgtgaaagagaaaatgacatCTCTAGAAAAAGGTAGGTGGTTCACATGGTATCTAAGCAGACTGGATTAAAAGTACCTTAACTTGAATTCTAAAGACCAGAGGTACACTGTATGCCAGGCTCCATTCATTTAAACTTATTCCTTTTATGTAGCTACTAGGAAGTAGTTAAGTGACTTCATTATTGCAATGAAAACCAGAGCTGCCTGGATGGAACAGCTAATTGAATGTAGTTTACTAATCCAGCTTTGTATTCAAAAACAAGTTTGTCACTGGTACTGTCATCTGTCTGTACGCTTGTCTTGTCAGTCCTCCTCTAGTATTTGGAACCTGTTGGTACTGATTCAGCCAACTTGAAAGTAGGGCAATATAATGGTGTTACtacaccattttttaaattcattattttgatAGAGGACACAGGCTCACATTACTGCCTGcagtatgaggaaaaaaagcagtatgtgTAGCTATGTTCTAAGAAACTTTCTTGCTTTCACCCATTGTGAGGAAACTTTACTACAAGAATATTTCATTCAGCTGAAAACTTAATgaacttaaataaaattaattttagtaaACATTATCATGCATATTGGGGAATTCAGAGCAGAATGCAGCATTACTGGGAATACTGGGGTCTATTGATTAGAAATGAATCAGAACTGGCTTGTTGGCTTTTAAACCTTCACTTGGACAACTAAAACACATGGTAGATAGCGCTTAAAAGCCTGCTAAACTTCTTAAGGTGTTAGTAGCAATGTAGCTaataattgcttttcatttacttcttgcttttaaaatgagacCACTCTGATTCTGTCAGCTCCCaaaaactggttttgctttcagcCTATGAGTAATATTGTCAAGAATTTTCTCCGTACTAGCTCTCTTTTGTGTCTGCATTTAATCTTGTATGGCAGCAGGAAATTAAGATTAATACAATACAGATCAATGTTTGTGTCTTGTACTATTAGTATTAATGAGCAATACACACTTGAGTAAGGACTTCTCTAACTTGTGCTTGGTATTTGCTGCTGCAAAGGACTGTTTTACACATGCAGTGTGCAATTAAAATCTGTAACTTTCAAgtacagaaattaaatgaagaGTTACAATGAGACTATAGCAAAGTGAAAGGTAGTAAACTTTCAATCTGCTAATTCTAAATTTCAGTTGACGATGCCTCATCACCCATCCGAGGACCTGGAGATGGCATGGAAACAGAGCAGACAGCTGAATCTGTGGAAGGAATCTCTGGAGCCAACACTGCAAACCATCACATCCACCACAGCCCACATAAAAAGACAGTCTCTTCCCTGAGTCCTGGAGTTCTGCAGCTAGGGAAAGTACATGCTGATAAATCAGTGGAGATTGAAGCTATTCGTATATTAGTCCCCAAAGCAGCTATCACTCATGTTGTTCCAACTAAAAATGGTAAAGTAGCTAAGTCAGTGGGACATAAAGGAGACACATTCCATCAGTCAGGTGGAGCCACAGATCCCAAGAAAGAACAGGTAGAGCTGAAACATGCAATCGAAAAGCTAAAGAATTCAGAAAAGCGGTTGTTACAGGACAAAGAAGGTCTCTCTAATCAGCTGCGTATACAGACAGAGGTAAGCAATGAAAGGTATTTTCTCTCACACAGCTGAGCTGCTTTGGTTTGTATAAGCTATGACACCCTAGCCTTGAAACAAATAGTTTCCCTTTTGAACTTATCAGCTAAGATACAGAGTAGGAGTACATCCAAGTAATccagtgctgcttctctgacAACAGACAAAAGAATCAAAGGCTTGAATCTGGGAGAAACACATTagagggctgcaggggaaatgGATCTTTCATGAGGAAAGATTTTGCTTCTCAACTCAACTGCTAAGTGAAAAATGTTATGTCATAGAAGGGGTGACTATAATTTTCTACATAATATAATCTGTGGATGTCTTGTCTAATCCTCTGTTATCTTACTGATTCAGGACTTGAATACTACTGAAACTTTCTTTGTTTCCTATAGCAggcttttgttcttccttttggGCCTCTGTTAGAATTTAAACAAGAATGTGTTAAATGTGCATTAGTCAAAATGTTTATGCTCACTGGAGTAGATTATGGGGCTTAATATACTCTGCATTGGATGTGTCCCattctggaaagagaaagaaaatttattgtTAGCAATTTGCAATAACTTGCCCTGGATTCTGGAAGTAGGAGGTGTTTCATTCTATATTGATAACTACAAGACAGTCTGGTCTAATTCTAGGTGAATCGGGAGCTGAAGAAATTACTTGTTGCTTCTGTTGGGGATGATCTGCAGTATCACTTTGAACGGATGGCTCGTGAGAAAAATCAGCTAATCCTAGAAAATGAAGTCCTGGGCCGGAATATGTCTCAGTTGTCTGAACAATTGGAGCGCATGTCTATACAATGTGATGTGTGGCGAAGCAAATTCCTAGCAAGCAGGTATGCCCTCTTACAAAACTGTTACAACGGCGTTCTGCTTCAGTCTTTTATTATGTACACCCATTGCAATGCCTGGCAACGTGCTTATATACGCAGAGGACAGCCACAACAGCTATACTGACACCTACGATGAAATCTGAGTATACAGAAGAGGTACAAAGAAAGTAAACTCCTTGTAAATCTGAGTAGTTCAGCTTTTCAAAAGTAATACAGTGGGTCCTAAACCTCCTAAAATCTTAACTACCGTTCTTGTCAACACAGCAAGGGAAATTCTTAATTCTGATAGACTGTGTGCAGTttagggtttaaaaaaaagcttccagGACAGCTGTCTTGACTTGTATTAAAGGTAATTAGCTTGATTTtcatccccacccccccagtatGATACAATCACCAGTTTGTGAAGAAGTTGATTTGGTTAAGAACTCTGCTTATTCAGGGAAGAGCAGCTCAGCATGGAAGAAAGAGCAGGGGAACCTCTTCATTAAACACTGGTTGTGTTACTGCTAAGAACCCTACTGTTAACTTCTGTAACCATAAAAGCTGCTCTGAATGTCAAAATCTCATTTGACAATGGATTAGACTTTTAACTTCCTAAATGTAGTTGTCTTACCGGATCTGTAAATAGTATTACAGAGTTTTTAATCTTCTACTGTGCTCAGATATAACTGACTAAATTTTAATTATGGTGCTTAATGCATATTACAAAAGACCTTACTGCTTGAAGAAAATGGTAATAGAGTACAGTCTCCTCCCTTTAATTTGTTGGTCTTAAGAAGTTTCAGCATATTGAGTGAATGGTAATTACTTGTGATAGTCCTAGCTAGGCAAGAGTTACTATCCTAACTTAACTTGTTTCTTCAGCATTAATAGTTCTGAGATCAGGGATGTGAGTCCCTGGTGATGTGTTTGGAGTAACACCCTTCAATATTGCAACGTTCTGGTTCATTGTGATCTCAGATTTCTAACTGGTGGTTGTTTAAGTGTCCTTCTGGTTTTTGCATTTGCAGTATCAGGGGGATATGAAATATCTGCTTGAGGGGTCAGTGCCAAGCATCATGGCATAGCAAAATGTGGCAACAGTTGTCTCGTTTGTAGCTCTTAAATGCTCATATCTGGCGCATGTAATGTCTCGTTACTGCCCCAGGAAAGGTAAAGAGGTAAATGAATGCAGTCTATAGCCATAGCTGTCATCTTTAGAGATGAATACGAAAAGATGATGTGATTACAGCATACTTGTGAGAACCTTGTTAgtgaaacaaaatgtatttagCTTTTTATCTCTCGGGATCCTTGTCCACTATGTTCACTTACCCAAGGTATTTTGAAATGTCTATTACTAGATTTGTATTAAGTGACATAAGATTGTTTAAACTCAGCGAGTCAAAACATAATCTTGCACTTGTGTTGACTGTAGTTGAACAGAAATTATTCTTAATACCCGTCCTTTGTAATTAGCTTAATATAGGCTCTATATGGGGGAGGGGAGTGAGAACAGCAGCTTAATCCTGACAAATTACTGTCTGTAGCAGAATGAAGGTGACTTTCAGACTGCTCGCTTACACTACTGATCGGAGATTTCTTTTGCAGGGTTATGGCTGATGAGCTAACCAATACCAGAGCAGTTCTTCAGCGTCAAACCAGGGATGCACAAAGTGCAATCCAGGACTTGCTGAATGAACGCGATCAGTTCCGTCAAGAGATGATTGAAACACAGAAGTATGATTTTTCTAATCCAGACTACCTCTGTGCAAACTTAATTTATGTCAGTTTATTCTAGGCCAGAGAAGAATCAAGTGACTCCCCTGTTCCAGtgatattaaataaaaatcagttatGCTGATGGATAGTATGGTCACTTTTCAGTCTCAGAGCGGAAAGCCAAAGTAGCAttaattctttcttcattccttGGAGGTGTGAGGTCTTCAGGGTAATATACTGTAGAACTGACATCCCTCATATCCCCAGGCTTTCTCTATTTAATCACTTACTGTCTTGACTTCAAGTTTCCTCTGTCTCCTTGCAAAACATACAGATTCTTCTACCTGCACTGACTTTTTAGTGCTTATCCTGC encodes:
- the BLZF1 gene encoding golgin-45 yields the protein MTSLEKVDDASSPIRGPGDGMETEQTAESVEGISGANTANHHIHHSPHKKTVSSLSPGVLQLGKVHADKSVEIEAIRILVPKAAITHVVPTKNGKVAKSVGHKGDTFHQSGGATDPKKEQVELKHAIEKLKNSEKRLLQDKEGLSNQLRIQTEVNRELKKLLVASVGDDLQYHFERMAREKNQLILENEVLGRNMSQLSEQLERMSIQCDVWRSKFLASRVMADELTNTRAVLQRQTRDAQSAIQDLLNERDQFRQEMIETQKLLEELMVSLQWGRQQTYYPSAQPYTTTELAAVNCKLAKAVSSHLLGNVGTNSPKKTSTAVEFCNTPAEKMAEMVLRVLDPAARTETSTEVSFSEASPSSFLSTKKNIGRFHPYTRYEDVTFNCCNHCQGELIAL